A genomic region of Conger conger chromosome 6, fConCon1.1, whole genome shotgun sequence contains the following coding sequences:
- the LOC133131439 gene encoding uncharacterized protein LOC133131439 gives MVFSSSCDKPETLNELTQLRDCEFGQPHPRHGLRLLHWLAHDRFIYDHYYHSATLRCEPRRGDYGFHYFQNRENDLPSVRDGYNYYIVGNLNEPKAQHLPSYVWENNSGYQDDSNRDRIILSMGPGNVIDKIYATEHQGKGRFNNKRTYCISKGLMMIIKELELQTFLHQMKNNRLSLQAPEVRAASASMPPTVIDTKSSSPSRGFWEDYCIIL, from the coding sequence ATGGTCTTTTCCTCTTCCTGTGATAAGCCTGAAACGTTGAATGAATTGACCCAACTGAGAGACTGTGAATTTGGTCAGCCTCACCCCAGGCATGGGCTGAGGCTCCTTCATTGGCTTGCCCATGACCGCTTCATTTATGACCACTACTACCATTCGGCAACCCTCCGGTGTGAACCCCGTAGAGGTGACTATGGGTTTCATTACTTTCAGAACCGAGAGAATGATCTGCCTTCTGTGAGAGATGGGTACAACTACTACATAGTAGGCAATCTGAATGAGCCAAAGGCGCAGCATTTACCTTcctatgtttgggaaaacaaCAGTGGGTACCAGGATGACAGCAACCGTGACCGCATTATCCTCAGCATGGGCCCTGGGAATGTTATCGACAAGATATATGCCACTGAGCACCAGGGAAAAGGGCGTTTTAACAACAAGCGCACATATTGCATCAGTAAAGGCCTGATGATGATAATCAAGGAGCTGGAGCTGCAAACGTTTTTACATCAGATGAAGAACAACCGACTCAGCCTACAAGCCCCAGAAGTGAGGGCTGCTTCTGCCTCCATGCCCCCTACAGTGATCGACACCAAGTCCTCTTCCCCTTCCCGTGGATTCTGGGAAGACTATTGTATCATACTTTGA